A region of the Bacteroidales bacterium genome:
CGATAGCTCCTGGAAAAACCGGTAAGGTTGAAGTTGCTTTTGCAAGCTCTGGTCGTGAAGGCAAACAAATGAAAACTGTTACATTGCTGACAAATGCGCAACCAGGTTCTTTAACATTAACTGTTATAGCAAATATTATTGTACCAAATTAATACACAAAGCTTTATGATGAATATTTTATTAATGGCATCTCCAAATGGAGAAGGAGGCGGTTTCGGAGCTTTAATTCCGTTACTTTTGGTTATCGTGATTTTCTATTTTTTCATGATACGCCCACAAATGAAACGACAAAAAGAGGTTCGTAATTTTAGAGACTCTCTTAAAAAAGGCGATAGAGTTTTAACTATCGGCGGAGTTTACGGTAAAATAGTTGAAGTTAGCGAAACAACTGTTATGCTCGAAATAGCAGATAATGTACGCATTAAGGTTGAAAAGGCGGGTATTGTGAAAGATAACTCGGATATTGCACAACAAAAGTAAGATTTTGATTTAAAAGATAGAAAGGCTTCCCTTTCTATCTTTTTTATTTTTTATTGCATCTACTATTTTAATTTTAGTGGTGAAACAACAATCTAACAAGAAATGGATAAGAAAGAGAAAGAGAGTTTAAAACGTCGTTATTACAAACTTAGAATACGAATAAGGCATGCCGATAATCGTATTTTTATTTTCATATTCTTTCTTATTATAAGTGGAACACTTTGGTTTTTAAATGCACTCTCTAAAGATTATGTTACAGAATTAGATATTCCAGTCAATTTTGTTGGTATTCCACGCGAATTTAAAAGTAATCAGCAACTACCTCAAAATTTAACCATACAAGCTTCTGGACAAGGCTTTTCTCTCATGCGTCATAAGATTACATCACGTGGTGTACCCTTTAAATTTGATATTAAACAATATTTTTCAAATCAAAAAGCAGGTAAGGAGGTTTCGTTCCAAATAATTACGCAACTTGCTCAAAAACAGATGGAACAGTATTACGGAGGAGAATTTTCGATACTCGATATTTACCCACGAACCATAAGTGCATCGTTTTCAACAATTGTTTTCAAAAAGTTGCCTGTAAGTTTCAAGGGTGACTTATCGTTCCAACCGCAATTTTGGCAAAAAGGAGATATAAAAATAACTCCTGATAGTGTGGATGTCGGTGGTCCTCAAAATGTTATGGATACAGTTAAAAAAATTAGGACTCAGTATATTAAAATTGAAAGAATCAACTCCTTAACTGAGTTTACTGCTAACCTTGACGACAATGGAGTGTTTATTTGCGAGCAGCCAGAGGTTAAAATCAGCGTAGATGCAGAAAAGTTCACTGAAGCCACAATAAAATTACCCATAAAAGTGCTTAATGCTCCCGATAGATTTAACATAATGCTTTTCCCCGACCAAACAACTGTTACATACAGGATTGGGATTGATAAGTATGAGAGTATTACAGCAAATAGTTTTACAGCTATTGTCGATTACAACCAAATGAGTGCAAGAGATATAAATGAGAAAATAAGGGTTGAATTGATTGAGTTGCCTGAATATATAAGGAACGTTACATATCATCCAAGAGAAGTAAAATATTTAATTGGCGAAAAAAAATGATTCGCGTTGGATTGACAGGTGGAATCGGGAGTGGAAAAACAACCGTAGCCAAGGTATTTCAAACAGTTGGTATTCCTGTCTATTTCTCAGACACGAAAGGAAAGTATTTAATGTCTCATAGTGCAGAAATAAAAACAAAATTAATTAAGATTTTTGGGCAACAAGCAATATTGAGCGACAATTCGATTAATAGGCAATTTCTTGCTAATGAGGTTTTTACAAATCAAGATAAGTTAAAGATATTAAATTCGATAGTTCATCCGGTTGTTATGGATGATTTTGAAAAATGGGCTAGTGAGCAACAGAGTCCGTACGTTATAAACGAGTCGGCAATCCTTTTTGAAAGTGGAATTTATAAGCAGTTGG
Encoded here:
- the yajC gene encoding preprotein translocase subunit YajC, whose protein sequence is MMNILLMASPNGEGGGFGALIPLLLVIVIFYFFMIRPQMKRQKEVRNFRDSLKKGDRVLTIGGVYGKIVEVSETTVMLEIADNVRIKVEKAGIVKDNSDIAQQK
- a CDS encoding dephospho-CoA kinase — encoded protein: MIRVGLTGGIGSGKTTVAKVFQTVGIPVYFSDTKGKYLMSHSAEIKTKLIKIFGQQAILSDNSINRQFLANEVFTNQDKLKILNSIVHPVVMDDFEKWASEQQSPYVINESAILFESGIYKQLDKNIVVMADKQIRIERTIRRDKISKQQVLERIHNQTDDETRKKLADFFISNNNNDMIINQVLKIHYKLWENSRNG